In Thermus islandicus DSM 21543, a single genomic region encodes these proteins:
- a CDS encoding SHOCT-like domain-containing protein: MEEKRRVLEMVRAGEIGVEEALSLLEALEERPKAKGPTQILRVRVHAYDEEGKPVRIHVNLPLALAELVEAFLPQEAKATLAGKGVNLKELLMAVREGMSEGKLVEIAAEEEGKPVEILVEVA; encoded by the coding sequence ATGGAAGAGAAGCGGAGGGTTTTGGAGATGGTGAGGGCGGGGGAGATCGGGGTGGAGGAGGCCCTTTCCCTCCTCGAGGCCCTGGAGGAGCGGCCTAAGGCCAAGGGACCTACCCAGATTCTGAGGGTGCGCGTGCACGCCTACGACGAGGAGGGTAAGCCCGTGCGCATCCACGTGAACCTGCCCCTGGCCCTGGCAGAGCTTGTGGAGGCCTTCCTTCCCCAGGAGGCCAAGGCCACCCTGGCGGGAAAGGGGGTGAACCTCAAGGAGCTCCTCATGGCGGTGCGGGAGGGGATGTCCGAGGGGAAGCTCGTGGAGATCGCGGCGGAGGAGGAGGGGAAGCCGGTGGAGATCCTGGTGGAGGTGGCGTGA